A single genomic interval of Symphalangus syndactylus isolate Jambi chromosome 18, NHGRI_mSymSyn1-v2.1_pri, whole genome shotgun sequence harbors:
- the ESS2 gene encoding splicing factor ESS-2 homolog yields MVQSRPPPPCDTPAGPDLFPGIAMETPGASASSLLLPAVSRPPRKREAGEAGAATSKQQVLDEEEYIEGLQTVIQRDFFPDVEKLQAQKEYLEAEESGDLERMRQIAIKFGSALGKMSREPPPPYVTPATFETPDVHAGTGVVGNKPRPRGRGLEDGEAGEEEEKEPLPSLDVFLSRYTSEDNASFQEIMEVAKERSRARHAWLYQAEEEFEKRQKDNLELPSAEHQAIESSQAGVETWKYKAKNSLMYYPEGVPDEEQLFKKPRQVVHKNTRFLRDPFSQALSRCQLQQAAALNAQHKQGKVGPDGKELIPQESPRVGGFGFVATPSPAPGVNESPMMTWGEVENTPLRVEGSETPYVDRTPGPAFKILEPGRRERLGLKMANEAAAKNRAKKQEALRRVTENLASLTPKGLSPAMSPALQRLVSRTASKYTDRALRASYTPSPARSTHLKTPASGLQTPTSTPAPGSATHTPLTQDPASITDNLLQLPARRKASDFF; encoded by the exons ATGGTGCAGTCCCGCCCCCCTCCACCCTGTGACACGCCTGCAGGGCCCGATCTTTTTCCTGGGATAGCGATGGAGACGCCAGGCGCATCAGCTTCGTCCTTGTTGCTTCCCGCCGTGTCCAGGCCCCCGAGGAAGCGCGAGGCGGGAGAGGCTGGGGCTGCGACGAGCAAGCAGCAGGTCCTGGACGAGGAAGAGTATATTGAG GGCCTCCAGACGGTCATCCAAAGGGATTTCTTTCCTGATGTGGAGAAGCTCCAGGCACAGAAGGAGTACCTGGAAGCCGAGGAGAGTGGAGACTTGGAACGGATGCGCCAGATTGCCATCAAGTTTGGCTCTGCCTTGGGCAAGATGTCCCGGGAGCCCCCACCACCCT ATGTGACTCCAGCCACGTTTGAAACCCCTGACGTGCATGCAGGCACTGGAGTCGTGGGCAACAAGCCCAGGCCCCGCGGCCGAGGCCTGGAGGATG GAGaggctggagaggaggaggagaaggagccaCTGCCCAGCCTAGATGTCTTCCTGAGCCGCTACACGAGTGAGGACAATGCCTCCTTCCAGGAGATCATGGAGGTGGCCAAGGAGAGGAGCCGGGCACGCCACGCTTGGCTCTACCAGGCTGAGGAGGAGTTTGAGAAG AGGCAGAAAGATAATCTCGAACTCCCGTCAGCAGAGCACCAGGCCATCGAGAGCAGCCAGGCCGGTGTGGAGACCTGGAAGTACAAGGCCAAGAATTCCCTTATGTACTATCCAGAGG GTGTCCCTGACGAGGAGCAGCTGTTTAAGAAGCCCCGGCAGGTGGTACATAAGAACACGCGCTTCCTTAGGGACCCCTTCAGCCAAGCCTTGAGCAGGTGCCAGCTCCAGCAGGCAGCCGCCCTCAATGCCCAG CACAAACAGGGCAAGGTGGGCCCCGATGGCAAGGAGCTGATCCCCCAGGAGTCCCCTCGAGTGGGTGGATTTGGATTTGTTGCTACTCCTTCTCCTGCCCCTG GTGTGAACGAGTCCCCGATGATGACCTGGGGGGAGGTTGAGAACACACCCTTGAGAGTTGAAGGGTCGGAAACCCCCTACGTGGACAGGACACCGGGCCCAGCTTTTAAG ATCCTGGAGCCAGGCCGCAGGGAGCGGCTGGGGCTGAAGATGGCCAATGAGGCCGCTGCCAAGAACCGGGCCAAGAAGCAGGAAGCCTTGCGGAGAGTGACGGAGAATCTGGCCAG CCTCACCCCCAAAGGCCTGAGCCCAGCCATGTCCCCAGCCCTACAGCGTCTTGTGAGCAGGACGGCCAGCAAGTACACAGACCGGGCCCTGCGGGCCAGCTACACACCATCCCCAGCACGCTCCACCCACCTCAAGACCCCGGCCAGTGGGCTGCAGACCCCAACAAGCACACCGGCGCCTGGCTCTGCCACACACACCCCTCTCACGCAGGACCCGGCCTCCATCACGGACAACCTGCTGCAGCTCCCTGCCCGGCGCAAAGCTTCGGACTTCTTTTAG
- the TSSK2 gene encoding LOW QUALITY PROTEIN: testis-specific serine/threonine-protein kinase 2 (The sequence of the model RefSeq protein was modified relative to this genomic sequence to represent the inferred CDS: inserted 1 base in 1 codon): protein MAAAPVAPGTMDDATVLRKKGYIVGINLGKGSYAKVKSAYSERLKFNVAVKIIDRKKTPTDFVERFLPREMDILATVNHSSIIKTYEIFETSDGRIYIIMELGVQGDLLEFIKCRGALHEDVARKMFRQLSLAVKYCHDLDVVHRDLKCENLLLDKDFNIKLSDFGFSKRCLRDSNGRIILSKTFCGSAAYAAPEVLQGIPYQPKVYDIWSLGVILYIMVCGSMPYDDSDIRKMLRIQKEHRVDFPRSKNLTCECKDLIYRMLQPDVSQRLHIDEILSHSWLQPPKPKAMSSASFKRXGEGKYRAECKLDTKPGLRPDHQPDHKLGAKIQHRLLVVPENEDRLAETSRAKDHHISGAEVGKAST from the exons ATGGCGGCGGCGCCAGTCGCTCCGGGCACCATGGACGATGCCACAGTCCTAAGGAAGAAGGGTTACATCGTAGGCATCAATCTTGGCAAGGGTTCCTACGCAAAAGTCAAATCTGCCTACTCTGAGCGCCTCAAGTTCAATGTGGCTGTCAAGATCATCGACCGCAAGAAAACACCTACTGACTTTGTGGAGAGATTCCTTCCTCGGGAGATGGACATCCTGGCAACTGTCAACCACAGCTCCATCATCAAGACTTACGAGATCTTTGAGACCTCTGACGGGCGGATCTACATCATCATGGAGCTTGGCGTCCAGGGCGACCTCCTCGAGTTCATCAAGTGCCGGGGAGCCCTGCACGAGGACGTGGCACGCAAGATGTTCCGACAGCTCTCCTTGGCCGTCAAGTACTGCCACGACCTGGATGTCGTCCACCGGGACCTCAAGTGCGAGAACCTTCTCCTCGACAAGGACTTCAACATCAAGCTGTCTGACTTCGGCTTCTCCAAGCGCTGCCTGCGGGACAGCAATGGGCGCATCATCCTCAGCAAGACCTTCTGCGGGTCGGCAGCGTATGCAGCCCCCGAGGTGCTGCAGGGCATCCCCTACCAGCCCAAGGTGTATGACATCTGGAGCCTGGGCGTGATCCTCTACATCATGGTCTGCGGCTCCATGCCCTACGACGACTCCGACATCAGGAAGATGCTGCGTATCCAGAAGGAGCACCGTGTGGACTTCCCGCGCTCCAAGAACCTGACCTGTGAGTGCAAGGACCTCATCTACCGCATGCTGCAGCCCGACGTCAGCCAGCGGCTCCACATCGATGAGATCCTCAGCCACTCATGGCTGCAGCCCCCCAAGCCCAAAGCCATGTCTTCTGCCTCCTTcaaga gaggggagggcaagTACCGCGCTGAGTGCAAACTGGACACCAAGCCAGGCTTGAGGCCCGACCACCAGCCCGACCACAAGCTTGGAGCCAAAATCCAGCACCGGCTGCTGGTGGTGCCCGAGAACGAGGACAGGCTGGCCGAGACCTCCAGGGCCAAAGACCATCACATCTCCGGAGCTGAGGTGGGGAAAGCAAGCACCTAG